In a genomic window of Procambarus clarkii isolate CNS0578487 chromosome 12, FALCON_Pclarkii_2.0, whole genome shotgun sequence:
- the LOC123749329 gene encoding mucin-2-like produces METRTYASVSTPVTITVSPPVTITVSPPVTIAVSPPVTVTVSPPVTITVSPPVTVTVSPPVTITVSPPVTITVSPAVTITVSPPVTITVSPPVTITVSPPVTITVSPPVTITVSPPVTITVSPPVTITVPPPVTITVSPPVTITVPPPVTITVSPPVTITVSPPVTITVSPPVTITVSPPVTITVPPPVTITVSPPVTITVPPPVTITVSPPVTITVSPPVTITVSPPVTITVSPPVTITVSPPATITVSPPVTITVSPPVTITVSPPVTITVSPPVNITVSPPITITVSPPVTFTVSPPVTVTVSPPVTITVSPPVTITVPPPVTITVSPPVTITVPPPVTITVSPPVTITVSPPVTITVSPPVTITVSPPVTITVSPPVTITVSPPVTITVSPPVTITVPPPVTITVPPPVTITVPPPVTITVSPPVTITVPPPVTITVPPPVTITVPPPVTITVSPPVTITVSPPVTITVSPPVTITVSPPVTITVSPPVTITVSPPVFNISEFSSRLERERK; encoded by the exons ATGGAG ACGAGGACATACGCTTCTGTCTCTACCCCTGTCACTATTACTGTATCTCCACCTGTCACTATTACTGTATCTCCACCTGTCACTATTGCTGTATCTCCACCTGTCACTGTTACTGTATCTCCACCTGTCACTATTACTGTATCTCCACCTGTCACTGTTACTGTATCTCCACCTGTCACTATCACTGTATCTCCACCTGTCACTATCACTGTATCTCCTGCTGTCACTATCACTGTATCTCCACCTGTCACTATCACTGTATCTCCACCTGTCACTATCACTGTATCTCCACCTGTCACTATCACTGTATCTCCACCTGTCACTATTACTGTATCTCCACCTGTCACTATCACTGTATCTCCACCTGTCACTATCACTGTACCTCCACCTGTCACTATCACTGTATCTCCACCTGTCACTATCACTGTACCTCCACCTGTCACTATCACTGTATCTCCACCTGTCACTATCACTGTATCTCCACCTGTCACTATCACTGTATCTCCACCTGTCACTATCACTGTATCTCCACCTGTCACTATCACTGTACCTCCACCTGTCACTATCACTGTATCTCCACCTGTCACTATCACTGTACCTCCACCTGTCACTATTACTGTATCTCCACCTGTCACTATCACTGTATCTCCACCTGTCACTATCACTGTATCTCCACCTGTCACTATCACTGTATCTCCACCTGTCACTATCACTGTATCTCCACCTGCCACTATCACTGTATCTCCACCTGTCACTATCACTGTATCTCCACCTGTCACTATCACTGTATCTCCACCTGTCACTATTACTGTATCTCCACCTGTCAATATCACTGTATCTCCACCTATCACTATCACTGTATCTCCACCTGTCACTTTCACTGTATCTCCACCTGTCACTGTTACTGTATCTCCACCTGTCACTATCACTGTATCTCCACCTGTCACTATCACTGTACCTCCACCTGTCACTATCACTGTATCTCCACCTGTCACTATCACTGTACCTCCACCTGTCACTATCACTGTATCTCCACCTGTCACTATCACTGTATCTCCACCTGTCACTATCACTGTATCTCCACCTGTCACTATCACTGTATCTCCACCTGTCACTATCACTGTATCTCCACCTGTCACTATCACTGTATCTCCACCTGTCACTATCACTGTATCTCCACCTGTCACTATCACTGTACCTCCTCCTGTCACTATCACTGTACCTCCACCTGTCACTATCACTGTACCTCCACCTGTCACTATCACTGTATCTCCACCTGTCACTATCACTGTACCTCCACCTGTCACTATCACTGTACCTCCACCTGTCACTATCACTGTACCTCCACCTGTCACTATCACTGTATCTCCACCTGTCACTATTACTGTATCTCCACCTGTCACTATCACTGTATCTCCACCTGTCACTATCACTGTATCTCCACCTGTCACTATCACTGTATCTCCACCTGTCACTATCACTGTATCTCCACCTGTCTTTAATATCTCAGAGTTCTCGTCTCGTCTTGAAAGGGAGAGGAAATAA